The DNA region tgattgttttttgttgtcatGCGTTGGCTGCTCTTCGTTCCTCCTTCTATTTTGTCATCGTATATATTTCGCCTAGTTTCCGAAACATTTCAGTCTTCGATTGATTGCCGGCAAGTGTAGGTGGGTGTTGTCTCCTGAGTGAATCCAAGGCATCTATAGATAACTCAATCTATAGATAAAGGTGTACATACTTAGTGTCGTCCTGTGCAGAGTGTTTCGATATACAGATATCGATATATACAgctatatattaaaattaaattatacaaaatataatttgtattttaaagatatagtaaatatatgtatagtattTATCATAATATTCGCAGAAAAGTGTCAAGTTAAAAAGGTCAAATTCAGGTTATTATAAAGTATATCTGTTCAGTTTAGGGACCACAAGTTATTCACGTGTGTACAAAGTGTTAAATATATGGCGTGGGAAATTTGGGCGATGTGGTAAACAATATTTCGCGATAAGTTGCGGAGGCCTAATCTATAACCTGACATTAATGCCATTCCAGTCCTTGGCTCACTGTCAATGTCAAACAAGTATAAACTGAGTTTTTAGTCATCGGAGGGATTTCGCATCTGTATCTACATATTACTTTTCGGTCTCTTTCGCACTGGCTATAgctatctctatctctatcgCACTTCACACGCGCCACACGACTTTCGGTTTTCAACAATTTCTATTCGCATTTCGTAAGCAACAAATTTCGCTGGCAACATTTGTTGCTAAGGCTTGTTGCTTGACCTTGTTCAATGTCAAGCGAAAATACATGCGCCCTGCGTTGCCGTCGCTGCCTGCAGCgacagagcagcagcagcggcgatAAAAGTGAAAGTTTCCACGTCACGCATTATGCGGGTGGAAGCGAGACAGATGCAGGCAGTTAGAGTGAGAGGGGAGATTCCATGACTTTGATTACATCAGAGGGAATTATTGCCGAGGTTTCCGCGACATTGCTCAGTTACTGAAAATTCATCGTCGAGGTTGGTTCGGTTTTTTCCTTGTGCTCTAAGGTTTAATTAATTGTTCGGTTTCTGCAAATAGTTATTAACAAACAGCAGACAATATAAAATAGTCCAAAGCTAGCAAAAAGAAACAGTGCAGTGATACTTATTGCAAGAGAATTTTTCTAAATTCATTAATGCTTGTGGGAACCTCTAAAAAAGCTCTATTAAAAGGCAACATTTTGTGTGTGAATGTTGAGAGTGTGGGacaaacctaaaaaaaaagtgagaGAGAAGAACTGTAGATATAGAGAAAAGCACGTTTTCGGAGCATGCGCCTTTGATCTCGTTCAATTACACGCTCTTCGCCATCAAATCAGCTGTGGAAAACACTGCCATGCAAAGCATTTATTATCTTCAATGGAAAAATATTCATGAATTACGAAAAATAGCAGTGACATTGACCTGACACTGACAATAAGATGATATAACACCGCATATGACTCAATGTCTCTAATCGGTCAATTCGGAATTTCTTTTTCAAAGACTTGacctttaaaattatttttttttattttactgaaataaaaaataggtCAGTTAGGTAAATCCACTGATAGTAATTGATTGATAGCTAACTCAGTAGCCTTTGTTATCTAAAAATTATTTCTATGAAATCATATGTAACTTTGAATAATTGCATTTGGGTTGTCAGAGTGTGCGGGTTAtatatttccaaaaaaaaactgtcaaaattttaagtttttattttgtaccCCAAACGATTTCAAAATTCTGTGCTTACACAATGGTTTCCTATCATCCAAGCCTCTTCGGAATACGATAGCTAGATTTCTAACATCCAATGTCCGCTTCTCTTTTTcatcaaacaaaacaacaccaacaactCCGCACCGactcaaatgcaaatggattTGCGTGCTGCAGAACTACACTCGAATCTCAAAAATGACCACCTACTTCAACTACCCCAGCAAGGAGCTGCAGGATGAGCTCCGCGACATCGCCCAGCGTATCGTGGCCCCCGGCAAGGGAATCCTCGCCGCCGACGAGTCCGGCCCAACCATGGGCAAGCGTCTGCAGGACATCGGCGTGGAGAACACCGAGGACAACCGCCGTGCCTACCGTCAGCTGTTGTTCAGCACTGACCCCAAGCTGGCCGAGAACATCTCCGGAGTGATCCTGTTCCACGAGACCCTCTACCAGAAGGCCGACGATGGCACCCCCTTCGCCGATATCCTGAAGAAGAAGGGCATCATTCTGGGCATCAAGGTCGACAAGGGTGTGGTCCCACTGTTCGGCTCCGAGGATGAGGTCACCACCCAGGGTCTGGATGATCTGGCCGCCCGTTGCGCCCAGTACAAGAAGGACGGTTGCGATTTCGCCAAGTGGCGTTGCGTCCTGAAGATCGGCAAGAACACCCCATCCTACCAGTCGATCCTGGAGAACGCCAATGTCCTGGCCCGCTACGCCTCCATCTGCCAGTCGCAGCGCATCGTCCCAATTGTGGAGCCCGAGGTTCTGCCCGATGGCGATCACGATCTGGACCGCGCCCAGAAGGTCACCGAGACCGTCCTGGCCGCCGTCTACAAGGCCCTGAGCGACCACCACGTCTACCTGGAGGGTACTCTGCTGAAGCCCAACATGGTCACCGCCGGTCAGTCGGCCAAGAAGAACACCCCCGAGGAGATCGCCCTGGCCACCGTGCAGGCTCTGCGCCGCACCGTTCCCGCCGCCGTCACCGGTGAGTCATCAAAGCCAAGTGCCTTGAAGAACAGGTGTTTCTGTACTCTCTGGATTGGAATACTTGCACCTTGAGTTCTTCAAATCGCACTTGGTTTTTCATTAAATCCTATCTAATCGATTGCTTGTCTACAGGCGTGACCTTCCTGTCTGGAGGTCAGTCCGAGGAGGAGGCCACCGTCAACCTGAGCGCCATCAACAACGTTCCCCTCATCCGCCCATGGGCCCTCACCTTCTCGTACGGTCGTGCCCTCCAGGCCTCCGTCCTGCGTGCCTGGGCCGGAAAGAAGGAGAACATCGCCGCCGGCCAGAACGAGCTGCTCAAGCGCGCCAAGGTGAGTCCTCAGATAGTTGTATCTATGTAAGACTGGTTGTAGTTAGCAATTTAAGTGGTGTATGTATTGCAAGTGTCAGGTATTTGCTTCGGTTGAGAGTATTGCAAGGgttaagaaatattattttaatccCAACCATTGATCCCATTTCCAATTCTTATACCACAATGTTTCTCCTATTCAAATGATTGCTATCCATTATCCAAACCTAATCTATTTAAAACCGCCTTTTCCTCACATTTCCTAATTTATAACTCCATATAACGCCTTTGTACATTTTCCATTAATTTCATCATAAATAATCACATATTCATCATGGCTAGGCTAACGGTGAGGCGGCTTGTGGTAACTATACAGCTGGATCGGTCAAGGGGTTCGCTGGTAAAGATACTTTGCATGTGGATGATCACAAGTACTGAACAGAGAGAAGAAGAATTGCTGCCTTTTGATGGCGAAGAACGAGCTTTTTTGGGGTAACTCAAGACCTAACGCATTAAACTAAAACCGACTTATCGCAAACGCTTTTAACATACATGCCCATGTCACTCATGCTTCGCTTGCTCTAAACCTAATCCCAAAAGCCCAAACTCTGATTAATCCCAACCAAAATCCCGCTCTCCTCCCGCTTCCACAGGCCAATTCCCAGGCCTGCCAGGGTATTTACGTGCCCGGCTCAATTCCGTCGTTTGCCGGCAATGCCAACCTCTTTGTCGCCCAGCACAAGTACTAAGTCCTAAAAGCCACGCACTAATCCCGAGTCAGAATCGAGCGAAGCTATATCCTCCCAACCCGAGTGCAGATAATCCGCAAGAGTTACAGATCGAGGCCCACAGCTGGACTGAGACGGGAGGCATTTACATTCCTACAGCAATGGAACTGCACATATATTCCTTTTAGCATTTCGTATACCTTTTACCGCAAAAACTGACTAGATCttaaagcaaatatttttgacactgaaacatttattttatactgACGAAGagaaataaattatgtatttaatGCGCCGTGTTTatgattttgtttactttagTTTAGTTGCGCTAAGTTGTGGCCatattttacaatattttttaattaaattaaaatttaaagtcTGTTACAAACTTCCTACTGTTAATTAGAATAATTACTCTGAATATCTGTACCTGACAGTTGAGCTGAAAACAACGCAAAATATGGTCTGTGCGCTGTTACTTATATATAATcgaataataatttttatccAAAGAACTtgctaaattaaattttccaaaactttCCGCACTACCCAGCATGTATTCGGTACGCTGGGAAAGTTTCTATAAATTTGCCGCAGGTGGAAAAAgcggcaaaagtttttcgaGCGCAGCAAAAATCAGTGTGAAAACTTTTCAAGCTGgccgaaaaacttttctgcTGCGGCTCGCCAAGTTACAACTAAGTAATAATTAGGAGTAGGCATTTCCCATTAGGCTTCGTATTTTCCACGATATTTTGCAGAACGAAATTAATCAATTTTCCCCTCTCTCTTTGCCCTCTCCCAGGCCAACGGTGATGCCGCTCAGGGCAAGTACGTTGCCGGAAGCGCTGGTGCCGGATCCGGATCCCTGTTCGTGGCCAACCACGCCTACTAAGGCGTTTGGGCGGACCTTGGCTATACGcaactaaataaaaaaaaactacggagcagatttgtttatttttaccttAGTTTCGAGAGCTAAGCAAAGCAAgcattacaaaaaaataaccaaaaaaaaagagatgaACGATTACACTTTCAAAACatgttatatatatgtagtacGTGACATTTTTTGCAAGTTTATTATACTATAACATTATTTTAGAGAACAACTAAATGATGAGTGCAGAAGAAAGGAATGCATATGTTCGATGGAGAAGCAATTTTATCTTAAGTTTTAAGCACATGAACCTATTATTGTTGAAGTTATTCAATTtctattatattattatgattatgcAAGATTTCAATGAATCCCAAAAGATATGTCGTAAATCGCTAGGctaaaaacacatttaatGGTGAAAACAACAGCAATCACTATCAACAACACCTAAATGTTTAAGGCTTGAATCATTGAAGTCGCACaaagtttttgaattttttaatgttttataaaaAGATCCACTATGAAAATCGATGTTttaccattattattattattaaacttTATATTTATGATTGATAAGTATAAGTGAAACAAATGACGAGAATAAACAAACACATTACAATAAACCCGAAAAGCCCCCAAAACAACTTTATTaacattatatacatatatttacattgtTAAACAAGAACTTGTTGTTGCAAAATactaaaaagaaatatatgaatttatatattcaacTTTGGACTTCGGTGTCCAATGGCTTCTAAACTGTGCTGGGGCACAACGCATGTTACTAGAATTTGTTGAATCCATCTCTGATTCTCTATCCAAAACGCGATAGGTAGTAACAAAGGCAGCAACGTCATTATCACagtacatatttaaatacagAAATATTGTACCAATGACTAACCGACATATTTATCAAAGCATGTTTTAATTTACACGTTATTCAAGTTGCAAATACTGCATATCGTTGTTATTCACACAATTGTTTGAAGTGCAATGTGAAAATATAACAGACACGAACGAAGGATATACAATAACTACTGGAAGGATTAAGCTTAAAATAGTTTAATGTGAAATAAAAACCACCAcaaacggcaacaacaaccagcTGTACATCCAATatacaagaaataaaaaacaacaaataaacttACATCAGCATACAAGTAAGGGTGTTGAAATAACatctttcaataaaaaaaaccttaagagcaaagaaacccaaattggtttaattttattgggtTGATTAAAAAAGCTTTGCATACATCCAGGCTTAAGTTACAGTTGGGAATGCACTGTGAGCTTCAAACCAAGTCGTCTTCACCATGAAGAttacatgtacatacatacatattgtAAAAACTGTCTCTCCTGGTGTAAAATAATCGCTGATcatatttcttcttttgcgGCTATGTAAATTTACTAGCTCTGATTAAAGGCTTCACACTATTTATATGCTACCACTATAGTATCATTAAAGAAATTCCGGGACCTTAAATCTTTTTCACTGAAAGTCAATTGCTCA from Drosophila santomea strain STO CAGO 1482 chromosome 3R, Prin_Dsan_1.1, whole genome shotgun sequence includes:
- the LOC120451236 gene encoding fructose-bisphosphate aldolase isoform X1 yields the protein MTTYFNYPSKELQDELRDIAQRIVAPGKGILAADESGPTMGKRLQDIGVENTEDNRRAYRQLLFSTDPKLAENISGVILFHETLYQKADDGTPFADILKKKGIILGIKVDKGVVPLFGSEDEVTTQGLDDLAARCAQYKKDGCDFAKWRCVLKIGKNTPSYQSILENANVLARYASICQSQRIVPIVEPEVLPDGDHDLDRAQKVTETVLAAVYKALSDHHVYLEGTLLKPNMVTAGQSAKKNTPEEIALATVQALRRTVPAAVTGVTFLSGGQSEEEATVNLSAINNVPLIRPWALTFSYGRALQASVLRAWAGKKENIAAGQNELLKRAKANGDAAQGKYVAGSAGAGSGSLFVANHAY
- the LOC120451236 gene encoding fructose-bisphosphate aldolase isoform X2; its protein translation is MTTYFNYPSKELQDELRDIAQRIVAPGKGILAADESGPTMGKRLQDIGVENTEDNRRAYRQLLFSTDPKLAENISGVILFHETLYQKADDGTPFADILKKKGIILGIKVDKGVVPLFGSEDEVTTQGLDDLAARCAQYKKDGCDFAKWRCVLKIGKNTPSYQSILENANVLARYASICQSQRIVPIVEPEVLPDGDHDLDRAQKVTETVLAAVYKALSDHHVYLEGTLLKPNMVTAGQSAKKNTPEEIALATVQALRRTVPAAVTGVTFLSGGQSEEEATVNLSAINNVPLIRPWALTFSYGRALQASVLRAWAGKKENIAAGQNELLKRAKANSQACQGIYVPGSIPSFAGNANLFVAQHKY
- the LOC120451236 gene encoding fructose-bisphosphate aldolase isoform X3 → MTTYFNYPSKELQDELRDIAQRIVAPGKGILAADESGPTMGKRLQDIGVENTEDNRRAYRQLLFSTDPKLAENISGVILFHETLYQKADDGTPFADILKKKGIILGIKVDKGVVPLFGSEDEVTTQGLDDLAARCAQYKKDGCDFAKWRCVLKIGKNTPSYQSILENANVLARYASICQSQRIVPIVEPEVLPDGDHDLDRAQKVTETVLAAVYKALSDHHVYLEGTLLKPNMVTAGQSAKKNTPEEIALATVQALRRTVPAAVTGVTFLSGGQSEEEATVNLSAINNVPLIRPWALTFSYGRALQASVLRAWAGKKENIAAGQNELLKRAKANGEAACGNYTAGSVKGFAGKDTLHVDDHKPIPRPARVFTCPAQFRRLPAMPTSLSPSTSTKS